A genomic window from Salvia splendens isolate huo1 chromosome 11, SspV2, whole genome shotgun sequence includes:
- the LOC121754585 gene encoding uncharacterized protein LOC121754585 produces the protein MRTRSKGTPRFGLLIHHRRGQNSAVIDTHQDNQSPVRENPIFETNFESSSSDSEAESMAENNDHAPPVEKFGDTVKSGVDHPGNFAYATDNISIPPHYISLVNGGTLFHGREDEEPISHLNAFYELTMNHRPANVPHDNIKRALFPFSLRDKAREWYDSLPGYNVATFEDLKSKFLLEYNSPMKIERLRDAITSFRQQDDESFR, from the coding sequence ATGCGAACCAGATCTAAGGGTACACCGCGATTTGGGTTATTGATACATCATAGAAGAGGACAAAATTCAGCTGTGATTGATACACATCAGGACAATCAGAGTCCTGTGAGAGAAAATCCAATTTTTGAAACAAATTTTGAGAGTAgtagcagtgattcagaagctgAGTCGATGGCCGAGAACAATGACCATGCTCCTCCTGTGGAAAAGTTTGGCGATACTGTCAAATCGGGAGTTGATCACCCGGGAAATTTCGCCTATGCTACGGACAACATAAGCATCCCACCTCACTACATCAGCTTGGTGAATGGTGGCACCTTGTTCCATGGTCGTGAAGACGAAGAGCCCATAAGCCACCTCAATGCATTTTATGAGTTGACCATGAACCATAGACCTGCGAATGTGCCACATGATAATATCAAGAGagctctctttcctttttcgttgAGAGACAAAGCACGAGAGTGGTACGACTCACTTCCGGGGTACAATGTGGCGACCTTTGAAGATCTGAAATCCAAGTTTCTCCTGGAATATAATTCACCAATGAAGATCGAGAGATTGAGGGATGCCATCACATCTTTTCGGCAGCAAGATGATGAATCTTTTCGCTAA